A portion of the Tepidanaerobacter syntrophicus genome contains these proteins:
- a CDS encoding energy-coupling factor ABC transporter ATP-binding protein has translation MSQYIFETCELEYEYPDSTKALKGINLAIEKGKKTAVLGPNGAGKSTLFLHFNGILKPKSGRVLFDGREIEYNRRHLMELRKNVGIVFQDPDTQIFAGTVFQEVSFGPLNLGLKDDEVKERVEKALITAGVYDLAQKPTHLLSYGQKKRVCIAGVLAMEPEVIIFDEPTAYLDPKHCRILLESLNVLHQSGKQIILSTHDVNLAYGWADNIIIIKDGKLLKSGTPEEIFANDEVLKQADLQKPMLLEVYEVLFEKGLIGKRQPKSIEDLRCIL, from the coding sequence ATGAGTCAATACATTTTTGAAACTTGTGAATTAGAGTATGAGTACCCTGACAGCACCAAAGCTCTAAAAGGAATAAATTTGGCCATAGAAAAAGGCAAAAAGACAGCCGTTCTAGGGCCTAATGGCGCCGGAAAATCTACACTATTTCTTCACTTTAACGGAATATTAAAACCCAAAAGCGGCCGAGTACTTTTTGACGGCAGGGAAATTGAGTATAATCGACGGCATCTTATGGAACTTAGAAAAAATGTAGGCATAGTCTTTCAAGACCCGGATACTCAAATTTTTGCCGGAACGGTGTTTCAAGAAGTATCCTTTGGACCCCTCAATTTAGGATTGAAGGATGATGAAGTAAAAGAGAGAGTTGAAAAAGCTCTGATTACTGCAGGAGTTTATGACTTAGCTCAAAAGCCGACACATCTTTTAAGTTATGGTCAAAAAAAGCGGGTTTGTATTGCAGGAGTTTTGGCAATGGAACCGGAGGTTATAATATTTGACGAACCTACAGCCTATCTAGATCCTAAGCACTGCCGTATTCTCCTTGAAAGCCTTAATGTGCTGCATCAAAGCGGAAAACAGATAATTCTTTCAACACATGATGTTAATTTGGCTTACGGCTGGGCGGACAATATAATAATAATCAAAGATGGCAAACTTCTGAAGTCGGGAACTCCGGAAGAAATTTTTGCAAATGATGAAGTTCTAAAGCAAGCCGATCTTCAAAAGCCCATGCTTTTAGAAGTATATGAAGTGCTTTTTGAAAAAGGACTCATTGGCAAAAGACAGCCAAAATCAATAGAGGATTTAAGGTGCATACTTTAA
- the cobM gene encoding precorrin-4 C(11)-methyltransferase: MIYFIGAGPGDVELITIKGKKLLENCDVVIYAGSLVNPELLKYAKDGAKIYNSATMNLDEIIDAMKDAFEKGADVARLHTGDPSIYGAIREQMEALDKLAIPYEVIPGVSSFSAAGAVLKRELTVPGQSQTIILTRVEGRTPVPEEESLDALAKHKATMAIFLSINQIEKIAEDLAKVYGSDAPIAVVYKATWEDQKIVQGTLSDIAEKVKEAGICKTALILVGNFLSDEYDFSCLYNKTFSHEYR; encoded by the coding sequence GTGATTTATTTTATCGGTGCCGGTCCCGGTGATGTGGAACTTATTACTATAAAGGGTAAAAAGCTTTTGGAAAATTGCGATGTAGTAATATATGCAGGCTCGCTTGTAAACCCTGAGCTGCTAAAATATGCAAAAGACGGAGCGAAGATTTATAACAGTGCTACGATGAATCTTGATGAAATCATCGATGCCATGAAAGATGCTTTTGAAAAAGGGGCAGATGTGGCAAGACTTCATACGGGAGATCCTTCTATTTATGGGGCAATAAGGGAACAGATGGAAGCTCTTGATAAACTTGCGATACCCTATGAAGTAATTCCGGGTGTCAGCTCATTTAGCGCTGCCGGTGCAGTATTAAAGCGGGAACTTACCGTGCCCGGACAAAGCCAGACCATCATACTGACCAGAGTAGAAGGCAGAACGCCGGTTCCCGAAGAGGAAAGCTTAGATGCTTTGGCAAAACATAAAGCAACTATGGCTATTTTTCTCAGCATAAATCAGATTGAAAAAATTGCAGAAGACTTGGCGAAGGTTTATGGTTCGGATGCTCCTATCGCTGTTGTATATAAAGCCACCTGGGAGGACCAAAAGATTGTGCAGGGCACTCTTTCAGATATTGCAGAAAAAGTAAAAGAAGCGGGAATTTGCAAGACAGCACTGATATTGGTAGGAAATTTCTTAAGTGATGAATATGACTTCTCATGCCTCTATAACAAAACATTCAGCCATGAATACAGGTAA
- the cobI gene encoding precorrin-2 C(20)-methyltransferase, whose translation MNKSGKFYGIGVGPGDPTLITMKAAQILSKVDMVIAPAADKESLALKIARPYINCKVIEMNFPMISNKNKLNDIWDKNVKIIQEILKEGNDTAFITLGDPMIYSTYTYILSRLCGYEAETIPGITSFCAAASKVNIPIAEGDAPFAVIPVKDKKLLEKTLKDFDNVVLMKISRNYDDVVKVLKENGFCAVLVTHCGQEDEKIEFDLDKYLGRGVSYLSLIIAWRDKK comes from the coding sequence ATGAATAAATCAGGTAAGTTTTATGGAATCGGAGTGGGACCGGGAGACCCGACACTTATTACTATGAAAGCCGCACAGATTTTGTCTAAAGTGGATATGGTCATAGCTCCTGCGGCAGATAAAGAAAGCTTGGCTTTAAAGATAGCCCGGCCTTACATCAATTGTAAAGTTATAGAGATGAATTTTCCCATGATAAGCAATAAAAATAAACTAAATGATATTTGGGACAAAAACGTTAAGATCATTCAAGAAATTCTTAAAGAAGGCAACGACACTGCGTTTATAACGTTGGGAGATCCTATGATATACAGCACTTATACATATATATTATCACGACTTTGCGGGTATGAAGCCGAAACAATTCCGGGAATAACATCTTTTTGCGCCGCTGCATCTAAGGTCAATATCCCCATAGCAGAAGGAGACGCTCCCTTTGCCGTAATACCGGTTAAAGACAAAAAATTACTGGAAAAAACCCTAAAGGATTTTGACAATGTTGTTTTGATGAAAATATCCAGAAATTATGATGATGTAGTAAAGGTCTTGAAGGAAAACGGATTTTGTGCAGTGCTTGTTACCCACTGCGGCCAGGAAGATGAAAAAATAGAATTTGATTTAGATAAATATTTGGGCAGGGGTGTAAGCTACCTTTCCCTAATTATTGCCTGGAGGGATAAAAAGTGA
- the cbiD gene encoding cobalt-precorrin-5B (C(1))-methyltransferase CbiD → MDKYIVKNGKKLRYGYTTGSCAAAAAKAATFALFYENIPREIEIDTPKGWPLKLPIAAFEKGEDWVSCGIKKDGGDDPDVTDGLIIYCKAERVSEGVTITAGAGIGIVTKPGLQVKPGEPAINPVPQAMIKNEVCKVLPKGCGVRLTISIPGGEEVAERTFNPMLGIKGGLSVIGTTGIVEPMSTAALKDTLAVQLSILAAQGHKKVILVPGNYGKNYALKSGENPELIVSYGNYLGFALEKVVEYGFKDVLLIGDIGKLIKIAAGIFDTTGKVADARSEIMTAYAAYFGVTKDVAVNLLNSVTTREALSIIEEAGIDMESFSKFIAERIVARCMWYTGKSLNIEVKIFSLNRGFLAKAYGKGENSN, encoded by the coding sequence ATGGATAAGTACATCGTAAAGAACGGAAAAAAACTTCGATACGGCTATACCACCGGCAGCTGTGCAGCCGCTGCTGCAAAAGCTGCAACTTTTGCACTGTTTTATGAAAACATTCCCCGGGAAATCGAAATCGACACCCCAAAAGGATGGCCGCTTAAACTTCCGATAGCCGCTTTTGAAAAAGGAGAAGATTGGGTAAGCTGTGGAATTAAAAAAGATGGCGGAGATGACCCTGATGTGACAGATGGCCTTATTATATACTGCAAGGCAGAGCGTGTCTCAGAAGGAGTAACAATTACCGCCGGCGCCGGAATAGGCATTGTCACAAAACCCGGACTTCAAGTAAAGCCGGGAGAACCTGCCATAAACCCGGTGCCACAGGCTATGATAAAAAACGAAGTTTGCAAGGTGCTTCCCAAGGGCTGTGGTGTAAGACTTACCATAAGTATTCCCGGCGGTGAAGAAGTTGCCGAAAGGACTTTTAATCCGATGCTGGGAATTAAGGGAGGGCTTTCGGTTATCGGCACTACAGGAATAGTTGAACCTATGTCCACTGCGGCCCTAAAGGATACACTGGCGGTTCAATTGTCAATACTTGCAGCCCAGGGACATAAAAAAGTAATCTTGGTGCCGGGTAATTATGGCAAAAATTATGCACTAAAATCCGGTGAAAATCCGGAGCTTATCGTCTCTTATGGCAACTACCTGGGGTTCGCCTTGGAAAAAGTAGTGGAATATGGTTTCAAAGATGTTTTGTTAATCGGAGATATCGGCAAACTCATTAAAATAGCCGCAGGCATATTTGATACAACAGGGAAAGTTGCCGATGCCCGCAGCGAGATAATGACAGCATATGCAGCATATTTTGGAGTCACAAAGGATGTGGCGGTAAATTTGCTAAATTCTGTTACAACTCGGGAAGCTCTAAGTATTATCGAAGAAGCAGGCATAGATATGGAAAGTTTTAGTAAATTTATTGCCGAAAGAATTGTCGCACGCTGCATGTGGTATACAGGGAAAAGCTTGAATATAGAGGTAAAAATTTTTTCATTAAATCGAGGTTTTCTGGCAAAAGCCTATGGGAAAGGGGAAAATTCCAATTGA
- the cbiQ gene encoding cobalt ECF transporter T component CbiQ translates to MLLDSLVYKNGLKDVHPGEKLIFALITMCIGFIPNIYCDGLIILLMAAIIIIKGGIPPKIYLHLIFLPLAFLGMSILPIVINFGASAEQSLVHFPFFQTTIGVTYGGLKQAGFLSARSMALVSCLYFISLTTPILDLIALLKKLNVPGVLLDLMLLIYRQLFVVLDTAEKIYTAQNARLGYVNFKSSLNSMGKLLSYLITKSFSDSKRLYTALVSRGYDGELKVLDSNYRFSVKNLLIIAAIDTALFVIALKTGGSFK, encoded by the coding sequence ATGCTGCTAGATAGTCTTGTTTATAAAAATGGGTTAAAAGATGTTCATCCCGGGGAAAAGCTGATTTTTGCTTTAATAACTATGTGTATAGGCTTTATTCCAAACATATATTGTGATGGGCTGATTATCTTACTTATGGCGGCTATTATAATTATCAAGGGTGGAATACCACCAAAAATATATCTGCACTTAATTTTCCTTCCCCTTGCTTTCCTTGGGATGAGCATTTTACCTATAGTGATAAATTTTGGGGCAAGTGCCGAGCAAAGTCTCGTGCATTTCCCTTTTTTTCAAACAACTATAGGTGTTACATATGGCGGATTAAAACAGGCCGGTTTTCTTTCTGCAAGGTCTATGGCTCTAGTGTCTTGTTTATACTTTATATCTCTTACAACACCGATTCTGGATTTAATAGCCCTGCTTAAAAAGCTAAATGTCCCCGGCGTATTATTGGATTTAATGCTGCTCATATACCGCCAGTTATTTGTGGTTTTAGATACTGCAGAAAAAATATACACAGCTCAAAATGCACGTTTGGGCTATGTGAATTTCAAGTCAAGCCTAAACTCGATGGGTAAACTGCTTTCATATCTTATTACAAAATCATTTTCAGATTCAAAAAGACTTTATACGGCTTTGGTCTCTCGCGGATATGACGGAGAGCTTAAAGTTTTGGATTCAAACTACCGATTTTCTGTAAAGAATTTATTGATAATAGCAGCTATCGACACCGCTCTGTTTGTCATAGCTTTAAAAACCGGAGGCTCTTTTAAATGA
- a CDS encoding cobyrinate a,c-diamide synthase, whose product MNRGVMIAGTNSGSGKTTISLGIMGALSKRLKVVPFKVGPDYIDPAYHKLVSKNPSYNLDIHMLGEERLASLFYEKTAGRDISIVEGVMGLFDGKDSLGFASSAHVAKILGIPVILVVDAGGMSRSASAMVKGYKDFDPELNLAGVIFNRVGGDEHFKLLKECIEKDTGLCALGYLPKDEKLVIPERPMGLMPPEEMENLEEGLERLNYLIEKHIDLAKIFKIAESAHIPVLPNECSKSADTGGKKLKIAVAMDDAFCFYYNASLELFEEKGACLVPFSPLKDAELPKGISGLYIGGGFPENFGRQLSQNNSMKNSIFYAINAGLPTYAEGGGLMYLAKTVYDRGGKAYPMVGIFDCETVMTDRLQNFGYVTAEVVKDNVLAPFGTIINGQEFHYSKINGNLNNASYIIRKPEQNRKWQCGYTYKNCLASYMHIDFYAYPKLLDNFLDKCRQINDKE is encoded by the coding sequence ATGAATAGAGGCGTAATGATAGCCGGGACCAACAGCGGTTCCGGCAAGACCACCATAAGTCTTGGAATAATGGGCGCTCTTTCTAAAAGGCTCAAAGTGGTACCGTTTAAGGTGGGACCGGACTATATTGACCCTGCTTATCACAAATTGGTAAGCAAAAATCCCTCCTACAATTTAGACATTCACATGTTGGGCGAAGAAAGGCTTGCATCACTATTTTATGAAAAAACCGCGGGGCGAGATATCTCTATAGTAGAAGGTGTGATGGGGTTATTTGACGGCAAAGATTCTTTGGGATTTGCCAGCAGCGCCCATGTGGCCAAAATCTTAGGCATACCCGTAATATTAGTTGTAGATGCCGGCGGTATGTCTAGAAGTGCCTCGGCAATGGTTAAAGGCTATAAAGATTTTGATCCTGAATTAAACTTAGCCGGAGTAATATTTAATCGTGTTGGGGGAGATGAGCATTTTAAACTTTTAAAAGAATGTATAGAAAAGGATACAGGGCTTTGCGCCTTAGGCTATCTTCCAAAAGACGAAAAACTTGTAATCCCGGAGCGGCCAATGGGCCTTATGCCTCCGGAAGAGATGGAAAATCTTGAAGAAGGCCTAGAAAGACTAAATTATTTAATAGAAAAACATATAGATCTTGCTAAGATTTTTAAAATTGCAGAGAGTGCTCATATACCTGTCCTGCCTAATGAATGCAGTAAATCCGCAGATACCGGCGGCAAAAAGCTAAAGATTGCAGTTGCCATGGATGATGCCTTTTGCTTTTACTATAATGCTTCCTTAGAGCTTTTTGAAGAAAAAGGCGCCTGTCTTGTGCCCTTTAGCCCTTTAAAAGATGCCGAGCTTCCGAAAGGAATATCCGGCTTATACATAGGAGGAGGTTTTCCAGAAAACTTTGGCCGGCAGCTTAGTCAAAACAATTCTATGAAAAATTCCATATTTTACGCCATCAATGCAGGCCTTCCTACCTATGCAGAAGGCGGCGGCCTGATGTATCTTGCAAAGACAGTTTATGACAGAGGCGGCAAGGCTTATCCGATGGTGGGCATATTTGACTGTGAAACAGTAATGACAGACAGGCTTCAAAATTTTGGATATGTGACGGCAGAAGTAGTAAAAGACAATGTGCTCGCTCCTTTCGGCACCATAATAAATGGCCAGGAGTTTCACTATTCTAAGATAAATGGTAATTTAAACAACGCAAGCTATATTATTAGAAAGCCGGAACAAAACCGTAAGTGGCAGTGCGGCTACACCTATAAAAACTGTCTTGCCTCTTATATGCATATAGATTTTTATGCATATCCTAAGCTTTTGGATAATTTTCTGGATAAATGTAGGCAAATCAATGATAAGGAGTAA
- the cbiG gene encoding cobalt-precorrin 5A hydrolase, with amino-acid sequence MNMTSHASITKHSAMNTGKKMKTAIIAITKNGMSIAEKIRAGVGGDVYVNSRLLNEADLKNYFPIKNSFKDFIRQIFSSYDGLIFITAAGIATRAIAPVICDKRTDPAVVVVDEQGKFSISLLSGHLGGANELASKVAQVLKCMPVITTASDIQGFESIDVLAKKLGFYIDNFSDLPKVSACLVNGEKLALSVEKDFPYEKLAHLIKRSEVFSNDLPKDAKAAVFVTDEEILPPPVPYVILRPQNTVLGIGTRKGVPYETLLTQVKRALRDFNLSEKSVGCIASVDIKREEKCILQLSECLNAPLKLYTGVQLAEYENRFPCSSFVKKTVGTGCVARPAAYMASRGGEELGYYTSKGITLAVYKRRTS; translated from the coding sequence ATGAATATGACTTCTCATGCCTCTATAACAAAACATTCAGCCATGAATACAGGTAAGAAAATGAAGACAGCCATTATTGCTATAACAAAAAACGGAATGAGCATTGCCGAGAAAATCAGAGCAGGCGTCGGCGGCGATGTATATGTAAACAGTCGGCTTTTAAATGAAGCTGATTTGAAAAACTATTTTCCGATAAAAAACTCATTTAAGGATTTTATCCGCCAAATATTTTCAAGCTATGACGGTCTGATTTTTATAACAGCTGCCGGTATTGCGACTCGGGCGATTGCGCCGGTGATTTGCGACAAAAGAACGGATCCGGCGGTTGTAGTGGTGGACGAACAGGGGAAATTTTCTATAAGCTTGCTTTCCGGGCATCTTGGCGGGGCAAATGAACTTGCGTCAAAAGTGGCTCAGGTTCTAAAATGTATGCCGGTAATTACTACCGCCAGTGACATTCAGGGTTTTGAGAGCATAGATGTTTTAGCCAAAAAACTCGGCTTTTATATTGACAATTTCTCGGATTTGCCGAAGGTGAGCGCCTGCCTTGTAAATGGTGAGAAGCTGGCATTATCGGTAGAAAAAGACTTTCCATATGAAAAGCTGGCACATCTTATAAAGCGGTCAGAAGTATTTTCAAATGATTTGCCTAAAGATGCCAAAGCTGCTGTATTTGTAACGGATGAAGAAATATTGCCTCCTCCCGTGCCTTATGTAATCTTACGGCCTCAAAATACAGTGCTTGGTATCGGTACAAGAAAGGGCGTGCCTTATGAGACACTGCTTACTCAAGTCAAAAGGGCTTTAAGGGATTTTAATTTAAGCGAAAAAAGCGTGGGCTGTATTGCGTCAGTGGATATAAAAAGAGAAGAAAAATGTATACTGCAATTGTCTGAGTGCTTAAATGCGCCGCTTAAACTATATACCGGCGTACAGCTTGCAGAATACGAAAACCGTTTCCCTTGCTCCTCTTTTGTCAAAAAAACCGTAGGCACAGGCTGTGTGGCAAGACCGGCGGCCTATATGGCAAGCCGAGGAGGAGAGGAATTAGGATATTACACATCAAAGGGCATTACTTTGGCAGTATATAAAAGGAGGACATCATGA
- the cbiE gene encoding precorrin-6y C5,15-methyltransferase (decarboxylating) subunit CbiE has product MVGIGPGHPDYVTPIALKKIQSADVIIGGRRQLKMCEGVSCAKILFDGKLDLEKALDNPGNVVVLASGDPTIYGILDKILSLRKKEEIEVISGISCIQYMLGKLKMPMKDVCVISLHGRKQELIEKVKEYKSLAVLTDKIHSPCYIAQSLRQAGIVDVKIYVGENLSYENEKIGEFSVEELAESTQNFDLNVVVITRCGSMDSASLTSFL; this is encoded by the coding sequence GTGGTAGGCATCGGTCCGGGACATCCTGACTATGTAACTCCAATTGCTCTAAAAAAGATACAATCCGCTGATGTTATCATAGGCGGCCGGCGGCAGCTTAAAATGTGTGAAGGGGTTTCGTGCGCGAAAATATTGTTCGATGGCAAGTTGGATTTAGAAAAAGCCCTGGATAATCCTGGCAATGTAGTAGTCTTAGCTTCCGGCGATCCGACAATATACGGTATCCTCGATAAAATACTCAGCTTGCGAAAGAAAGAAGAAATCGAAGTAATTTCCGGAATAAGTTGTATCCAATACATGCTGGGAAAACTTAAGATGCCAATGAAAGATGTTTGCGTGATAAGCCTTCACGGTCGAAAGCAGGAGCTTATAGAAAAAGTCAAGGAATATAAATCGTTAGCAGTGCTTACCGACAAAATACATAGCCCTTGCTACATTGCTCAAAGTTTAAGACAGGCAGGTATTGTTGATGTAAAAATATATGTTGGAGAAAACCTATCTTATGAAAATGAAAAGATAGGGGAATTTTCGGTTGAAGAACTTGCCGAAAGCACTCAAAATTTTGACTTAAATGTGGTGGTGATAACAAGGTGTGGCAGTATGGATTCGGCATCCCTGACGAGCTTTTTATAA
- the cbiT gene encoding precorrin-6Y C5,15-methyltransferase (decarboxylating) subunit CbiT, whose amino-acid sequence MWQYGFGIPDELFIRGSVPMTKQEIRVLSLSKMRLKSDSIVWDIGAGTGSVSVEAAVYCREGRVFAIEKNPEAIKLLKENRKAFEVKNMEIVCGQAPDALSNLPCPDSIFIGGTGDFTEEILETAAERLTPYGIIVANAIAIDTLCSLQGFFKVRCWERDITLANISTSKQVKGKTMMFAHNPIYIFAARKPEDSKKAEEPLYE is encoded by the coding sequence GTGTGGCAGTATGGATTCGGCATCCCTGACGAGCTTTTTATAAGAGGCAGCGTGCCCATGACAAAACAAGAGATAAGGGTTTTATCTCTTTCAAAAATGCGGCTCAAAAGCGACAGCATAGTTTGGGATATAGGCGCAGGCACAGGCTCGGTTTCAGTGGAAGCAGCAGTGTATTGCAGGGAGGGAAGGGTCTTTGCAATTGAGAAAAATCCGGAGGCAATAAAGCTGCTTAAAGAGAATCGAAAGGCATTTGAAGTTAAAAATATGGAAATAGTTTGTGGACAAGCACCTGATGCGCTTTCAAATCTTCCTTGCCCTGACAGCATATTCATAGGCGGAACCGGGGATTTTACCGAGGAAATCCTAGAAACAGCCGCCGAAAGACTTACGCCCTACGGCATTATAGTTGCAAATGCCATAGCAATAGATACCTTATGCAGTTTGCAGGGATTTTTTAAGGTAAGATGCTGGGAGAGGGATATCACCTTAGCAAATATCTCTACTTCAAAGCAAGTAAAGGGAAAAACAATGATGTTTGCCCACAATCCCATTTATATATTTGCAGCAAGAAAACCCGAAGACAGCAAGAAAGCAGAGGAGCCTTTATATGAATAA
- the cobJ gene encoding precorrin-3B C(17)-methyltransferase, giving the protein MSWIKAVGIGPGSLEHMTLQAMDALKECDVVVGYNTYLNLIKPIIQDKKIIGSGMRHEVSRCKKAIELANEGKKVCVISSGDPGIYGMAGLLLELSAKEGLDIKIEVIPGISAVNMAAALLGAPLMHDFALISLSDHLTPWEVIERRLDSAAQADFVIALYNPRSHERENHLDTALEIISKYKPKDTPVGIVKNASREGEKVIFTTLESVPIENIDMTSIVVIGNKNTFTIGGKMITPRGYKL; this is encoded by the coding sequence ATGAGCTGGATAAAAGCGGTGGGAATAGGGCCGGGTTCTTTGGAACACATGACTTTGCAAGCCATGGATGCTTTGAAGGAATGTGATGTGGTCGTAGGGTATAATACATACTTAAATTTAATAAAACCGATTATTCAAGATAAAAAAATCATAGGCTCAGGTATGCGCCATGAAGTTTCAAGGTGCAAGAAGGCCATAGAGCTTGCAAATGAAGGGAAAAAAGTCTGTGTAATCAGCAGCGGCGATCCGGGGATATATGGCATGGCAGGTCTTTTGCTGGAACTTTCAGCAAAGGAGGGCTTAGATATAAAAATTGAAGTGATACCGGGCATAAGTGCTGTAAATATGGCAGCGGCTCTTTTAGGGGCTCCGCTAATGCACGATTTTGCGCTGATTAGCCTTTCAGACCATCTGACGCCATGGGAAGTCATAGAGAGAAGGCTGGATTCGGCAGCTCAGGCAGACTTTGTCATAGCCTTATACAACCCCAGAAGCCATGAGCGAGAAAACCATTTGGATACCGCCCTTGAAATTATATCAAAATATAAGCCTAAGGATACTCCTGTAGGCATAGTGAAAAATGCATCCAGAGAAGGAGAAAAGGTGATATTTACAACACTGGAATCGGTGCCGATAGAGAATATCGATATGACAAGCATTGTAGTTATCGGCAACAAGAACACATTTACGATAGGTGGCAAAATGATTACACCACGAGGGTATAAGCTATGA
- a CDS encoding precorrin-8X methylmutase, whose product MGNLSYVKTPEGIEKKSFEIIEENVDKANFSPKEWNVVRRVIHTTADFDFANLLKFSPGAIEAGLSAMQKGCRIYTDTRMAEAGINKKALKELGCKALCMVDDPQAAEMAKREGITRSMASVMMAAAFPDIKIYVLGNAPTALFKLIELIREGKANPDLIIGVPVGFVGAAESKEELSKLSVPHIITKGQKGGSNIAAAIVNALMYMSLEEKTIKNG is encoded by the coding sequence ATGGGAAATTTAAGCTATGTGAAAACACCTGAGGGCATAGAGAAAAAAAGCTTCGAGATAATAGAGGAAAATGTTGATAAAGCAAACTTTAGCCCTAAAGAATGGAACGTTGTCAGGAGAGTTATCCATACTACGGCAGATTTTGATTTTGCTAATTTACTAAAATTCTCGCCAGGTGCAATTGAAGCGGGGCTTTCGGCAATGCAAAAAGGATGCCGTATTTATACAGATACCAGAATGGCTGAAGCGGGAATTAATAAAAAGGCACTTAAAGAGCTGGGATGCAAGGCTTTATGCATGGTAGACGATCCGCAGGCGGCAGAGATGGCAAAGCGCGAGGGCATAACCCGTTCCATGGCCTCTGTAATGATGGCAGCTGCTTTTCCTGATATAAAGATTTATGTTTTGGGAAATGCCCCAACGGCACTGTTTAAGCTGATCGAACTTATAAGGGAAGGGAAAGCCAATCCTGATTTAATAATTGGCGTCCCGGTAGGATTTGTAGGAGCGGCGGAATCCAAAGAAGAGCTTTCCAAGCTTTCGGTTCCGCATATAATTACAAAAGGACAAAAAGGAGGCAGCAACATAGCTGCTGCCATAGTTAATGCACTGATGTATATGAGTCTTGAGGAGAAAACCATTAAAAATGGATAA
- a CDS encoding sirohydrochlorin chelatase translates to MDKTLLILAHGSKAQSTTEVIYQVRGEIAKRNLYKEVKVAFMEFNHPNIREAFDEIYKEGLRQVVAVPMFLFEGNHIRHDIPEELTNVKNVYPDLEISLAKPIGFDRRIADILIERAAGKLWEI, encoded by the coding sequence ATGGATAAAACCTTGCTTATTCTAGCTCACGGCAGTAAAGCTCAATCTACCACGGAAGTAATCTATCAAGTTCGCGGCGAAATTGCAAAAAGGAATTTATATAAGGAAGTAAAAGTTGCCTTTATGGAATTTAATCACCCGAATATTCGCGAAGCCTTTGATGAAATTTATAAAGAAGGCTTGAGGCAGGTGGTAGCAGTACCTATGTTTTTGTTTGAGGGAAACCACATACGACATGATATTCCGGAGGAACTTACTAATGTTAAAAATGTTTATCCGGATTTGGAAATTTCACTTGCAAAGCCGATAGGCTTTGACAGACGCATTGCAGATATTTTAATCGAAAGGGCTGCGGGAAAACTATGGGAAATTTAA
- a CDS encoding cobalt-precorrin-6A reductase: MIMVLAGTKDGRILSERLCKKGLKVLATTVTEYGSRLFGPGIEFRTGPLNKDSLEQIIKENNIELIVDATHPYAKDISETAIAVSCKCNIEYLRYERESSKTQYPNIIHVKDIDEAVKVLEKYQRIFLTTGSKNLDKFAKLMHIGKYLIARVLPKSEVLKKCEDLGFTPENIIAAKGPFSMEINFQMFKEYRADVVVTKDSGAIGGVPEKITAASKLNLPILLIERPSVNYPNVVNDMDKVICEICNRFLL; the protein is encoded by the coding sequence ATGATTATGGTATTAGCAGGTACGAAGGATGGACGGATTTTATCTGAGAGGCTTTGCAAAAAAGGACTTAAAGTCTTAGCCACAACGGTTACCGAATATGGCAGCCGGCTGTTTGGCCCGGGAATTGAATTCAGAACAGGTCCCTTAAACAAGGATAGTCTTGAACAAATAATTAAAGAAAACAACATAGAACTCATCGTAGATGCAACACATCCTTATGCAAAAGATATAAGCGAAACCGCCATAGCAGTATCCTGCAAATGCAATATAGAGTATCTTCGCTATGAACGGGAAAGCTCCAAAACCCAATATCCTAATATAATTCATGTAAAAGACATAGACGAAGCCGTAAAGGTTTTAGAAAAATATCAGCGAATTTTCCTGACCACAGGCAGTAAAAATCTAGACAAGTTTGCAAAGCTTATGCACATAGGTAAATATCTTATTGCACGAGTGCTGCCAAAGAGTGAAGTCCTAAAAAAATGCGAAGATTTGGGGTTTACTCCGGAAAATATCATAGCGGCAAAAGGGCCTTTTAGTATGGAAATAAATTTTCAAATGTTTAAGGAATACAGGGCGGATGTAGTAGTTACAAAAGACAGCGGAGCAATTGGCGGTGTGCCGGAAAAAATCACAGCCGCTTCAAAGCTTAATCTTCCAATCCTGCTGATTGAGCGGCCATCTGTAAATTACCCCAATGTAGTAAATGATATGGATAAAGTTATTTGTGAAATTTGCAATAGATTTCTTCTGTGA